One window of the Nocardia huaxiensis genome contains the following:
- a CDS encoding sulfurtransferase: MRWLLRRGVGLSAVLISAGELRELLGEAGSRVRLLDVRWALGDPDGPQHYLDGHIPGAVFVDLETELAAPASPARGRHPLPEVAHLQKCARSWGVSNGDTVVVYDATGGMAAARAWWLLRWAGVPEVRILDGGLPAWERDGGKVIAGNEPDPEVGDVVLTGGQLPTVDADAAAGWKGLLLDARAGERYRGETEPIDPRAGHIPGAVSAPTAENLTAEGYFKGADELRSRFEGFGSGPVAVYCGSGVTAAHQVAALAAAGIDAALYPGSWSQWSNDPKRPVATGPDPA; encoded by the coding sequence ATGCGTTGGCTTCTGCGACGAGGAGTTGGCTTGAGCGCGGTATTGATCTCGGCGGGGGAATTGCGGGAACTGCTGGGGGAGGCGGGGTCTCGGGTCCGGTTGCTGGATGTGCGGTGGGCGCTGGGAGATCCGGACGGGCCGCAACATTATTTGGACGGGCATATTCCGGGGGCGGTGTTCGTGGATCTGGAGACGGAGTTGGCTGCGCCGGCTTCGCCCGCGCGGGGGCGGCATCCGCTGCCGGAGGTGGCGCATCTGCAGAAGTGCGCGCGGAGTTGGGGGGTGTCGAACGGGGACACCGTGGTGGTCTATGACGCCACCGGGGGGATGGCGGCGGCTCGGGCGTGGTGGTTGCTGCGCTGGGCGGGGGTGCCGGAGGTGCGCATCCTGGACGGTGGGCTGCCGGCCTGGGAACGGGACGGGGGCAAGGTGATCGCGGGCAACGAACCCGATCCCGAGGTGGGGGATGTGGTGTTGACGGGCGGGCAGCTGCCGACCGTCGACGCGGATGCGGCGGCCGGGTGGAAGGGCCTGCTGCTGGATGCTCGGGCGGGGGAGCGGTATCGCGGGGAGACGGAGCCGATCGATCCGCGGGCGGGACACATTCCGGGAGCGGTGAGCGCGCCTACGGCCGAAAACCTCACTGCGGAGGGATATTTCAAGGGCGCGGACGAATTGCGTTCGCGTTTCGAGGGATTCGGCTCCGGTCCGGTTGCCGTGTACTGCGGGTCGGGGGTGACGGCCGCGCATCAGGTGGCGGCGCTGGCCGCCGCGGGCATCGATGCGGCGCTGTACCCGGGATCGTGGTCGCAGTGGTCCAACGATCCCAAGCGGCCGGTCGCTACCGGGCCGGATCCGGCTTGA
- a CDS encoding class I SAM-dependent methyltransferase — MNRNRQYTTTKSTEVGELITWPRRYNLLVDVIFFGRANSFVRELAGISGAKAGDHVLDIGCGPGRLARALSRSVGAQGRVVGVDPSEPMIEYSRKHAPANSRFDLGAAQSLSYADASFDVVTSTFAMHHIAEADRSTALAGMFRVLRPGGRLLLVDAHPTGGVHGTVLHVLARVSERFSPHGRGDGHGHGHSDSNGGDPLADVDIRRYAEPLREIGFTGIEFRAGRMATGILTAVKPDPAR; from the coding sequence ATGAACCGAAATCGCCAGTACACCACCACGAAATCCACCGAAGTCGGCGAGCTGATCACCTGGCCGCGCCGCTACAACCTGCTCGTCGATGTCATCTTCTTCGGCCGTGCGAACAGCTTCGTCCGGGAGCTCGCCGGTATCAGCGGAGCGAAGGCGGGTGACCACGTCCTCGATATCGGGTGCGGACCCGGGCGGCTGGCGCGGGCGCTGTCTCGCAGTGTCGGCGCGCAGGGCCGGGTGGTGGGGGTCGACCCCTCCGAGCCGATGATCGAGTACTCCCGCAAGCACGCTCCCGCCAACAGTCGCTTCGATCTCGGTGCGGCACAGTCGCTTTCGTACGCGGATGCGAGCTTCGACGTGGTGACGTCGACCTTCGCCATGCATCACATCGCAGAGGCGGACCGGAGCACCGCGCTGGCGGGCATGTTCCGGGTGCTACGGCCCGGCGGGCGACTGCTCCTGGTCGACGCCCACCCGACCGGCGGGGTGCACGGCACCGTGCTGCACGTGCTCGCCCGTGTGTCCGAGCGCTTTTCGCCGCACGGCCGCGGTGACGGCCACGGCCACGGCCACAGCGACTCGAACGGCGGCGATCCGCTGGCGGACGTGGATATCCGCCGCTATGCCGAGCCGCTGCGCGAAATCGGTTTCACCGGAATCGAATTCCGTGCGGGCCGGATGGCCACCGGCATCCTCACCGCCGTCAAGCCGGATCCGGCCCGGTAG
- a CDS encoding TetR/AcrR family transcriptional regulator gives MRRTRAALHRALIELMQDRHYDRITVQDIIDRADVGRSTFYAHYRDKDDLLLVSCTEHVRAVLSEELSRYRGAVPLLAPVAILFRLVGEHTEIYRPLIGQRANATVLRAVRQMYADLLADHLGPRLDLDPSDLDATVTFLSWGIFGLQEAVVDPHRSLTAEQAFAQFRALWAGAGHPL, from the coding sequence GTGCGCCGTACCCGCGCTGCCCTGCACCGTGCGCTGATCGAACTCATGCAGGACCGCCACTACGACCGCATCACCGTGCAGGACATCATCGATCGCGCGGACGTGGGCCGCTCCACCTTCTACGCCCACTACCGCGACAAGGACGATCTGCTGCTGGTGAGCTGCACCGAGCATGTGCGCGCGGTGCTTTCGGAGGAGCTGTCCCGCTACCGGGGTGCGGTCCCGCTGCTGGCCCCGGTCGCCATTCTGTTCCGATTGGTCGGGGAGCACACGGAGATCTACCGCCCGCTGATCGGTCAGCGCGCCAATGCCACTGTGCTGCGCGCCGTCCGGCAGATGTACGCCGACCTGCTCGCCGACCATCTCGGGCCGCGCCTGGACCTGGATCCGAGCGACCTCGACGCCACCGTCACCTTCCTGTCCTGGGGCATTTTCGGCCTGCAGGAGGCCGTGGTCGACCCGCACCGCTCCCTCACGGCGGAACAGGCATTCGCGCAGTTCCGCGCGCTATGGGCAGGTGCCGGCCACCCGCTGTAG
- a CDS encoding HNH endonuclease family protein has product MALTLGAVLVLLMSGCETLGEQTTPAPGSPSRAHLEELLTGVRVIAARPHPGGYQRGCKSGQACVFGTAWTDDYDGPGGHDGCDTRNNVLARQLSGVGFKQGAKNCVVLSGTLDDPYTGTRTTFAKADAGQVQIDHVYPLAAAWDMGASEWTLERRVQFANDVDLNLLAVNGKINQAKGDQTPGEWLPPSAAGHCFYAGKYLTVARQYGLPITAGDRAALQRVAGTCP; this is encoded by the coding sequence ATGGCGCTGACGCTGGGAGCGGTGCTCGTCCTCCTGATGTCAGGGTGCGAAACCTTGGGCGAGCAGACAACTCCGGCACCGGGCAGTCCGAGCCGTGCGCACCTGGAGGAGCTACTGACGGGCGTGCGGGTGATTGCCGCGCGCCCGCATCCGGGCGGCTACCAGCGCGGGTGCAAATCCGGGCAGGCGTGCGTATTCGGGACCGCATGGACCGACGACTACGACGGGCCGGGCGGCCACGACGGCTGCGACACCCGCAACAATGTGCTGGCCCGGCAGCTTTCCGGCGTGGGCTTCAAGCAGGGCGCCAAGAACTGCGTCGTGCTCTCCGGGACGCTCGACGATCCCTACACCGGCACCCGCACGACCTTTGCGAAGGCCGATGCCGGTCAGGTGCAGATCGATCATGTCTATCCGCTGGCCGCCGCCTGGGACATGGGCGCATCCGAATGGACGCTGGAACGGCGCGTGCAATTCGCCAATGACGTCGATCTCAATCTGCTGGCCGTGAACGGAAAGATCAACCAGGCCAAGGGCGATCAGACGCCCGGTGAATGGCTACCGCCGTCCGCGGCCGGACACTGCTTCTACGCCGGGAAGTACTTGACGGTGGCCCGGCAGTACGGGCTGCCCATCACCGCCGGGGATCGGGCCGCGCTACAGCGGGTGGCCGGCACCTGCCCATAG
- a CDS encoding DEAD/DEAH box helicase, with protein sequence MLHGLWSPGAGLMLWHDPADDVTAAELPEPLGSIVRAARFRHKAEVLVAGPYGVEKTQVRAHALAPEAAAGVLLQELPRHAVAGDLRYLAHVARGLERWVRAGRIVPEVRRDDGEWWVRWRLLGGQKQRAWLAELTVAMPAALRVAGRPAEVLEHLTGELADPIARLQISRRPGESGPHPLLRALVGDQPLETGSHRVAAVLEDWRTSILADEPELVLRLLEPEADDLGEAALWRLEVCMRVDGEAPQPLLLPGDPNLLRIAGDKLIAATDAYPRLRDLPGDTRSMDLFLPTEVVMDLVAHGAQALQSVGVKLLLPRAWRIAAPTMKLKVQSPAATETAVGLKGLVSFRWELALGDVVLTPAEMSRLVQSKSDLVQLRGEWVQADHRMLAAAADYVSGRTDNTETTIGGLFAELAASPVIGVPLDEVSATGWAAQLFAGERDAEPVPTPIGLKAELRPYQQRGLSWLATMSRLGCGAILADDMGLGKTVQVLALLVHEREIFAGATDIDQSDRVGPTLLVCPMSVVGNWQREAERFAPDLRVLVHHGAARRSGAEFDAAVADSDLVVTTYALLARDVEELKRQPWQRVVLDEAQHIKNAGTRQARAARLVQARHRLALTGTPVENRLEELRSILDFANPALLGKASEFHARFAVPIEREHDENAVTRLRAITSPFVLRRVKTDPKVISDLPEKIEMTVRANLTVEQAALYQAVLDDMTDKLKSAEGMERKGAVLAALTRLKQVCNHPAHFLGDGSALLRRGHHRSGKLGLVEDILESVIADGERALLFTQFREFGELLAPYLTERFGVETPFLHGGVSKQRRDAMVTGFQEEDGPPLMLLSLKAGGTGLNLTAANHVVHLDRWWNPAVENQATDRAFRIGQRRDVQVRKLVCVDTIEERVDDMLRGKSKLADLTVGVGEKWITEMSNDELRELFALGSEAVGE encoded by the coding sequence ATGCTGCATGGGCTGTGGTCGCCGGGTGCTGGGTTGATGCTGTGGCACGACCCGGCCGATGACGTGACCGCCGCGGAGCTGCCCGAACCCCTGGGGTCGATCGTGCGTGCGGCGCGGTTCCGGCACAAGGCCGAGGTCCTGGTGGCCGGGCCGTACGGGGTGGAGAAAACGCAGGTGAGGGCGCATGCTCTGGCTCCGGAGGCGGCGGCGGGCGTGTTGCTGCAGGAGCTGCCACGGCATGCGGTGGCCGGGGACCTGCGCTATCTCGCGCACGTGGCGCGCGGTCTGGAACGCTGGGTGCGCGCCGGTCGGATCGTGCCGGAAGTGCGTCGCGACGATGGGGAATGGTGGGTGCGCTGGCGGCTGCTCGGCGGCCAGAAACAGCGCGCCTGGCTGGCCGAGCTCACCGTGGCCATGCCCGCGGCTCTGCGGGTGGCCGGACGGCCGGCGGAGGTGCTGGAGCACCTCACCGGTGAGCTCGCGGATCCCATTGCACGACTGCAGATTTCGCGCCGACCCGGCGAGAGCGGCCCGCATCCCCTGCTGCGCGCGCTGGTCGGGGATCAGCCCCTGGAAACCGGTTCGCATCGGGTGGCGGCGGTCCTGGAGGACTGGCGCACCAGCATCCTCGCCGACGAGCCCGAACTGGTGCTGCGACTGCTCGAACCGGAAGCCGACGATCTGGGTGAGGCCGCCCTGTGGCGGCTCGAGGTCTGCATGCGGGTCGACGGCGAAGCGCCGCAGCCCCTGCTGCTCCCGGGCGACCCGAATCTGCTGCGTATCGCCGGCGACAAACTGATCGCGGCCACCGACGCCTATCCGCGCCTGCGCGACCTGCCCGGGGACACCCGCAGCATGGACCTGTTCCTGCCCACCGAGGTGGTCATGGACCTGGTCGCGCACGGCGCGCAGGCCCTGCAGTCGGTGGGCGTGAAGCTGCTGCTGCCGCGCGCCTGGCGGATCGCCGCGCCGACCATGAAGCTGAAGGTGCAGAGTCCCGCCGCCACCGAGACCGCGGTGGGATTGAAGGGCCTGGTCTCGTTCCGCTGGGAGCTGGCGCTCGGCGATGTGGTGCTCACGCCCGCCGAGATGTCGCGCCTGGTGCAGTCGAAGTCGGATCTGGTGCAGTTGCGCGGCGAATGGGTGCAGGCCGATCACCGCATGCTGGCGGCCGCCGCCGACTACGTGTCGGGCCGCACCGACAATACCGAGACCACCATCGGCGGCCTCTTCGCCGAACTCGCGGCGAGCCCGGTGATCGGCGTACCGCTGGACGAGGTGAGCGCGACCGGTTGGGCCGCACAGCTTTTCGCCGGTGAGCGCGACGCGGAACCGGTCCCCACCCCGATCGGCCTGAAGGCGGAGCTGCGCCCCTACCAGCAGCGCGGCCTGAGCTGGCTGGCTACCATGAGTCGCCTCGGTTGCGGCGCGATCCTCGCCGACGACATGGGCCTGGGCAAGACCGTGCAGGTGCTGGCCCTGCTCGTCCACGAACGTGAAATCTTCGCCGGTGCAACCGATATCGACCAGTCCGATCGAGTCGGCCCCACTCTGCTGGTGTGCCCCATGTCGGTGGTCGGCAACTGGCAGCGGGAGGCGGAGCGGTTCGCACCGGATCTGCGGGTGCTGGTGCATCACGGGGCCGCGCGTCGGTCAGGTGCGGAATTCGATGCGGCGGTGGCGGATTCGGATCTGGTGGTGACCACGTACGCACTCCTGGCGCGGGATGTGGAGGAGCTGAAGCGCCAGCCCTGGCAGCGGGTGGTGCTGGACGAGGCGCAGCACATCAAGAACGCGGGCACCCGGCAGGCGCGGGCGGCCCGGCTGGTGCAGGCGCGACATCGCTTGGCGCTCACCGGAACTCCGGTGGAGAATCGCCTGGAGGAGCTGCGTTCGATCCTGGATTTCGCCAATCCCGCGCTGCTGGGCAAGGCTTCGGAGTTCCACGCCCGCTTCGCCGTGCCGATCGAGCGCGAGCACGACGAGAATGCCGTCACCCGCCTGCGGGCCATCACGTCTCCGTTCGTGCTGCGCCGCGTCAAGACCGATCCGAAGGTCATCTCCGACCTCCCGGAGAAGATCGAGATGACGGTGCGCGCCAACCTCACCGTCGAGCAGGCCGCGCTGTATCAGGCCGTTCTCGACGATATGACCGACAAGCTGAAGTCCGCCGAGGGCATGGAGCGCAAGGGCGCGGTGCTGGCCGCGCTCACCCGCCTCAAGCAGGTGTGCAATCACCCCGCCCACTTCCTGGGCGACGGTTCGGCCCTGCTGCGCCGCGGCCACCACCGCTCCGGCAAGCTCGGCCTGGTCGAGGACATTCTGGAATCGGTGATCGCCGACGGCGAGCGCGCGCTGCTGTTCACCCAGTTCCGCGAATTCGGTGAGCTGCTCGCCCCGTATCTGACGGAGCGCTTCGGCGTGGAAACCCCGTTCCTGCACGGCGGCGTCAGTAAGCAGCGCCGCGACGCCATGGTCACCGGCTTCCAAGAGGAGGACGGCCCGCCGCTCATGCTGCTGTCGCTCAAGGCCGGCGGCACGGGCCTGAACCTGACCGCCGCCAATCATGTGGTGCACCTGGACCGCTGGTGGAATCCGGCGGTGGAGAACCAGGCCACCGACCGCGCCTTCCGCATCGGCCAGCGCCGCGATGTGCAGGTGCGCAAACTGGTCTGCGTCGACACCATCGAGGAGCGGGTGGACGACATGCTGAGGGGCAAGAGCAAACTCGCCGACCTCACCGTCGGGGTGGGCGAGAAGTGGATCACCGAAATGAGCAATGACGAACTGCGCGAACTGTTCGCGCTGGGTTCCGAGGCGGTCGGCGAATGA
- a CDS encoding SWIM zinc finger family protein, protein MTDFREFGPRRPVRGGVPARSKRGAAFARTWWGRAFLAAIEQVADAGRLTRGRTYARSGQVVSYRLEAGAVHAEVQGSQPRPFIAVLTMRQLRDDRLTELVDLVRATPGMLGRMASGALPQELGPLLLPTTASELDFSCSCPDSGWPCKHVAAICYVLAERFDERPGDLLILRGIQLDALIGSVQQEIATLETEDLYGEDADLPALPKPEFRPAPEDLDATLLRQALRMTAEDETTAQAGLRHLRDLYAALDD, encoded by the coding sequence ATGACCGACTTCAGGGAATTCGGCCCCCGCCGCCCGGTGCGCGGCGGCGTCCCCGCCCGCAGCAAGCGCGGTGCCGCCTTCGCCCGAACCTGGTGGGGCCGCGCATTTCTGGCGGCCATAGAGCAGGTCGCCGATGCGGGCCGACTCACCCGGGGCCGCACCTACGCCCGCTCCGGCCAGGTGGTCAGCTACCGTCTGGAGGCCGGCGCCGTGCACGCCGAGGTCCAAGGCAGCCAGCCTCGCCCGTTCATCGCCGTCCTCACCATGCGTCAGCTCCGCGACGATCGCCTCACCGAACTGGTGGACCTGGTCCGCGCCACCCCCGGCATGCTCGGACGCATGGCCTCCGGCGCGCTGCCGCAGGAACTGGGCCCCCTGCTCCTGCCCACCACCGCCTCGGAACTCGACTTCTCCTGCAGCTGCCCGGATTCCGGCTGGCCCTGCAAGCATGTGGCCGCCATCTGCTACGTCCTGGCCGAACGCTTCGACGAACGTCCCGGCGACCTGCTGATCCTGCGCGGCATCCAGCTCGACGCTCTCATCGGCAGCGTGCAGCAGGAGATCGCCACCCTCGAGACCGAGGACCTGTACGGCGAGGACGCCGACCTCCCCGCCCTCCCCAAGCCCGAATTCCGTCCGGCCCCAGAGGATCTCGACGCCACCCTGCTCCGTCAGGCGCTACGCATGACCGCCGAGGACGAGACCACCGCCCAAGCCGGACTGCGCCACCTGCGCGACCTGTACGCCGCGCTGGACGACTGA
- a CDS encoding flavin-containing monooxygenase: protein MRNTVVDHEIVIVGAGFSGIGFAIALRKAGFDDFIMVDEADGVGGTWHWNTYPGIAVDIPSFSYQYSFEKQRNWSRVYAPGRELKAYAEHCVQKYGLRPRIRFGTTITRADFDDELHLWRLGTDTGDEFTARFLIGATGVLTRPKLPEIPGAERFTGTVVHTARWDHTLDLRGKRVGIIGTGASAVQVVPEIAAEVAELVVFQRTPIWCLPRPDAPLPQAVRTLMRLPGGQQLTRLVSQAFVELTFPLAAHYYEVLPMVKLGERSGLAHLRQQVSDPVVREKLTPKYALGCKRPSFSNDYLKTFNRENVLLETEPIQEITATGLRTAAGHHQVDVLIMATGFKVMESGNMPTFDLHGSGGIRLEDWWDTHRLQAYEGVSVPGFPNFFTIIGPYGYNGASYFTLIEMQTTHILRLLRQARKGGSTRVEVTHEANDRYFQEMLNRRGTQVFWQDSCALANSYYFDKNGDVPLKPMSTAEAAWRAAHFDMRDYRFGSVGKTAGARRAAARATTH from the coding sequence ATGAGGAACACCGTGGTCGATCATGAGATCGTGATCGTCGGAGCCGGATTCTCCGGGATCGGATTCGCGATCGCCCTGCGCAAGGCGGGATTCGACGACTTCATCATGGTCGACGAGGCCGACGGGGTCGGCGGAACCTGGCATTGGAACACCTATCCCGGTATCGCCGTGGATATTCCGTCGTTCAGCTATCAGTACTCGTTCGAGAAGCAGCGCAACTGGTCGCGGGTGTACGCGCCCGGCCGGGAGTTGAAGGCGTATGCCGAGCATTGCGTGCAGAAGTACGGGCTGCGCCCGCGAATCCGGTTCGGCACCACCATCACCCGAGCCGACTTCGACGACGAGCTGCATCTGTGGCGGCTGGGCACCGACACCGGAGACGAGTTCACGGCGCGATTCCTGATCGGCGCGACGGGCGTGCTCACCCGGCCGAAGCTGCCGGAAATCCCCGGGGCCGAACGGTTCACAGGAACGGTCGTGCACACCGCGCGGTGGGATCACACGCTGGATCTGCGCGGCAAGCGGGTCGGAATCATCGGCACGGGTGCTTCGGCGGTGCAGGTGGTGCCGGAGATCGCGGCCGAGGTGGCGGAGCTGGTGGTGTTCCAGCGGACGCCGATCTGGTGTCTGCCCCGGCCGGACGCGCCACTGCCGCAGGCGGTTCGGACGCTCATGCGGCTGCCGGGCGGGCAGCAGCTCACCCGGCTGGTGAGCCAGGCGTTCGTCGAGCTCACCTTCCCGCTCGCGGCGCACTACTACGAGGTGCTGCCCATGGTGAAGCTGGGCGAGCGCTCGGGCCTGGCGCATCTGCGGCAGCAGGTCAGCGATCCCGTGGTGCGGGAGAAACTCACGCCGAAATACGCGCTGGGCTGCAAGCGGCCGTCCTTCTCCAACGACTACCTGAAGACCTTCAATCGCGAGAACGTCCTGCTCGAAACCGAACCGATCCAGGAAATCACGGCCACCGGCCTGCGCACCGCCGCCGGACACCATCAGGTCGACGTACTCATCATGGCGACCGGGTTCAAGGTCATGGAGTCGGGCAATATGCCGACCTTCGACCTGCACGGCAGCGGCGGAATCCGGCTGGAGGACTGGTGGGACACCCATCGCCTGCAAGCCTACGAGGGGGTGAGCGTGCCGGGCTTCCCGAACTTCTTCACCATCATCGGGCCGTACGGCTACAACGGGGCCTCCTACTTCACCCTCATCGAGATGCAGACCACCCACATTCTGAGGCTGTTGCGGCAGGCGAGAAAAGGCGGTTCGACCCGGGTCGAGGTCACGCACGAAGCCAACGACCGCTACTTCCAGGAAATGCTGAACCGCCGTGGCACCCAGGTCTTCTGGCAGGACAGCTGCGCCCTGGCCAACAGCTACTACTTCGACAAGAACGGCGACGTACCGCTCAAACCCATGAGCACGGCCGAAGCGGCATGGCGGGCAGCGCATTTCGACATGCGGGACTACCGCTTCGGCAGCGTCGGCAAAACCGCCGGGGCGCGGCGCGCGGCGGCCCGCGCCACCACGCACTGA
- a CDS encoding ferritin-like domain-containing protein, which translates to MAFAYSDMLTVIKDRQWALADIDWDAPGAERITEAQRPKLAAFMADLVWIEHVGARGFAALKNKAPDGPLKEIYRYFHAEEQKHANAELALMRRWGMLDGDAMPVPNKNIRLVIEWLDRNADNLTLPVLGTVIPSLECALDGALVKFLLDEVRDPLCHEVFRNINSDESRHLAVGFQVLEQLGAGPARRIAIETAGFALRPSLLLGALLYTPLLSRMSANIMAMGLDEEKLWNAVRRYEKAGERAPEIKRLPLFHVVRLHGRATINRLQPLRTVNETLSRAIDLFPVRVLGKPPSWSKELTYEPVAR; encoded by the coding sequence ATGGCGTTCGCATATTCCGACATGCTCACCGTGATCAAGGATCGACAGTGGGCACTGGCCGACATCGACTGGGACGCACCCGGCGCCGAGCGGATCACCGAGGCACAGCGGCCGAAACTCGCGGCCTTCATGGCGGATCTGGTGTGGATCGAACACGTCGGCGCGCGCGGCTTCGCGGCCCTGAAGAACAAGGCGCCCGACGGGCCGCTCAAGGAGATCTACCGGTACTTCCACGCCGAGGAGCAGAAGCACGCCAATGCCGAACTGGCGCTCATGCGGCGCTGGGGCATGCTCGACGGTGACGCCATGCCGGTGCCCAACAAGAACATTCGGCTCGTCATCGAATGGCTGGACCGCAATGCCGACAACCTGACGCTGCCGGTGCTGGGGACGGTCATTCCCTCGCTGGAATGCGCGCTGGACGGGGCGCTGGTGAAGTTCCTGCTGGACGAGGTGCGGGATCCGTTGTGCCACGAGGTGTTCCGCAATATCAACAGCGACGAGTCCCGGCATCTCGCGGTGGGATTCCAGGTGCTGGAACAGCTCGGTGCGGGACCGGCACGCCGGATCGCCATCGAGACAGCGGGATTCGCGCTGCGACCCAGCCTGCTGCTGGGGGCACTGCTGTACACGCCGCTGCTGTCGCGCATGTCGGCCAACATCATGGCCATGGGGCTGGACGAGGAGAAGCTCTGGAATGCGGTGCGGCGCTACGAGAAAGCGGGCGAGCGGGCTCCGGAGATCAAACGGCTGCCGCTGTTCCACGTCGTGCGATTGCACGGGCGCGCCACCATCAACCGGCTGCAGCCGCTGCGGACGGTCAACGAGACGCTGAGCCGGGCCATCGATCTGTTCCCGGTGCGGGTGCTGGGCAAGCCGCCGTCGTGGTCGAAGGAACTGACCTATGAGCCGGTGGCCCGGTGA
- a CDS encoding SDR family NAD(P)-dependent oxidoreductase translates to MRLNPFGTRRTQQADAVVTGAGSGIGRAFALELGRRGGRVICSDIDGERARETVELVSIAGGKAFETVCDVSRVNDVAALADTAEQWFGKTADIVINNAGIGRGGLVIGDAPLSEWHQVLDVNLWGVVHGCHVFAPRMRAAGSGNIVNVASAAAFGAAPRMAAYNVSKAGVLALSETLAAELAGTGVGVTVLCPTAVKTNIMEGVSIGDESMERWGDRLLRWTGRPPASIARATLDAVDRGQLYVVPQVEAKVIWQSKRLLPEPYTRAAGLLERLVR, encoded by the coding sequence ATGCGACTCAACCCTTTCGGCACTCGGCGCACACAGCAGGCGGACGCCGTGGTCACCGGCGCGGGCAGCGGCATCGGCCGCGCCTTCGCCCTCGAACTCGGACGCCGCGGCGGGCGGGTGATCTGCTCCGACATCGACGGCGAACGCGCCCGTGAGACAGTCGAATTGGTGAGCATCGCGGGCGGCAAGGCGTTCGAGACCGTCTGCGATGTCAGCCGCGTGAATGACGTTGCCGCGCTGGCAGATACCGCCGAACAGTGGTTCGGCAAGACCGCCGACATCGTGATCAACAATGCCGGCATCGGCCGCGGCGGCCTGGTGATCGGCGATGCACCGCTGAGCGAATGGCATCAGGTGCTCGACGTGAACCTGTGGGGCGTCGTGCACGGCTGCCACGTCTTCGCGCCGCGCATGCGCGCCGCCGGAAGCGGGAACATCGTGAATGTCGCCTCCGCGGCGGCTTTCGGCGCCGCACCGCGCATGGCCGCCTACAACGTCAGCAAGGCGGGCGTGCTCGCGCTGTCGGAAACCCTGGCCGCCGAACTCGCCGGAACCGGGGTCGGCGTCACCGTGCTGTGCCCGACCGCGGTGAAAACCAACATCATGGAAGGCGTTTCGATCGGCGACGAGTCCATGGAGCGCTGGGGCGACCGCCTGCTGCGCTGGACCGGCCGCCCGCCCGCCTCGATTGCCCGCGCCACCCTCGACGCCGTCGATCGCGGCCAGCTGTATGTGGTGCCGCAGGTCGAAGCCAAAGTCATCTGGCAGTCCAAGCGGCTGCTCCCCGAGCCCTACACCCGCGCCGCCGGACTGCTGGAGCGGCTGGTGCGGTAA
- a CDS encoding TetR/AcrR family transcriptional regulator, whose product MDVRAPASPNKRGGTWGGRTQEQRRAERRTRLIEAALTIWLENGWAAVTMRGVCTRAGLNDRYFYEHFADRDELLAVVWDEVCFEVFGELSALVAEHVELAALDILHLAVARAVDLQTAGPARILFGNHAGSRILEERRKAMLTEATDLLIATARPYLRPGVDESDLRMGVLMGIGGFVELLTAWRMGAIEADTSRIIDHVNATADLLGARYLALPE is encoded by the coding sequence ATGGACGTGCGTGCACCAGCGAGTCCGAACAAGCGCGGCGGCACCTGGGGTGGCCGGACGCAGGAGCAGCGCCGCGCCGAACGCCGCACCCGCCTGATCGAGGCCGCCCTGACCATTTGGCTCGAAAACGGCTGGGCCGCAGTCACCATGCGCGGCGTGTGCACCCGCGCCGGGCTCAATGACCGCTACTTCTACGAGCACTTCGCCGACCGCGACGAACTGCTGGCCGTGGTGTGGGACGAGGTCTGCTTCGAGGTCTTCGGCGAATTGTCCGCGCTGGTGGCCGAACACGTCGAACTGGCGGCCCTGGACATCCTGCACCTGGCCGTGGCCCGCGCGGTCGACCTGCAGACCGCCGGTCCGGCCCGCATCCTCTTCGGCAATCACGCCGGCAGCCGGATTCTGGAGGAGCGCCGCAAAGCCATGCTCACCGAGGCCACCGACCTGCTCATCGCCACCGCCCGCCCCTACCTGCGCCCCGGCGTCGACGAATCCGACCTGCGCATGGGTGTTCTCATGGGCATAGGCGGTTTCGTGGAACTGCTGACCGCCTGGCGGATGGGCGCGATCGAAGCCGACACGTCGCGCATCATCGACCACGTGAACGCCACCGCCGACCTGCTCGGCGCGCGCTATCTGGCCCTGCCGGAATGA